TACCCGGTGCCCACCTCGTGGCCGGAGGCGTCCAGGACGACGCACCCGACGACCGGGTTGGGGCTGGTGGAGCCGAGTCCGCGGGCGGCGAGCGCGACGGCTCGGCGCATGGCGTCCACATCGGCTACTGGGGCCACCGGGTCCTCCTGCCTCGTCGGGCACGGACTCCGGGGCTGTCGATGACGACAGGGAGCGGGTACGACACCGCCGTCCGGGTACGCCACGGCGCCGACCGGCGACCGGGAACGCCCGGCGACCGGCAGACGGCCGGCGCACCCCTGCTGGGGTCGCCCGCCGCGCACTGCCTCCCATCCGGACTTTCACCGTCGGTCCAGGAATTTCACCTGGTCAACCGGCCACTGGATGCGGCCGGGTCGCGGACTGTAACCGCCGGTTCGGAATTACACCGACCCCGGAGTGCGCTGCTGCTGATACAGGGCAAGTGTGCCACGGCGACGCCCCGCCCATACGGGTGATCCTCTGTGGAGTGACTCACAGCGTCCGGTGAATCGGTGCGCGGTCACCGGCTCCCACCTCCGCGCGGATCAATTGGTCCAGACCTATTGACGCTCTGGTCTAGTCCTCTTAATGTCTGCGTCACCTCTCCGCGGAGACCGCCCTCCGGTGTGCGCACACCCGGGCCCGGCACGACCAATCCCCTGCCATACGCCGCACGTTGTGTGAAGCCCGACTCCCCAGGAGGAGCCGACCGTGCTGTCATCCCCCCGTGCGAGGGCCTCGCTGCTCGCATCCGGCGCCGCCGTCGCCGGACTGCTGCTCAGCTCGCTCTCGGGCGGCGTCTCCCACGCCGCCGTCGACAACGAGTCCTGTCGCCCCGACGGTCTGTACAAGACCCCCGGCGTGGACGTCCCGTACTGCTCCGTCTACGACGCCCAGGGCCGCGAGAAGATGGGCGCCGACCACCAGCGCCGCGTCATCGGCTACTTCACCGGCTGGCGCACCGGCAAGGACGGGACCCCCGCGTACCTCGCCTCGAACATCCCGTGGGACAAGATCACCCACATCAACTACGCCTTCGCCCACGTCGGCGGGGACAACAAGATCTCCGTCGGGGGCGACTCTCCGAACAACGCCGCCACCGGCATGACCTGGCCGGGCGTCCCGGGCGCCGAGATGGACCCGGGCCTGCCGTACAAGGGCCACTTCAACCTGCTGAACAAGTACAAGAAGCAGCACCCCGACGTGAAGACGCTGATCTCGGTCGGGGGCTGGGCGGAGACCGGCGGCTACTTCGACGACGGAGGCAAGCGCGTCGCTTCCGGCGGCTTCTACTCGATGGCGACCAACGCCGACGGCTCGGTCAACCACGCCGGGATCAACACCTTCGCCGACTCGGCGGTCGCGTTCGTCAAGAAGTACGGCTTCAACGGCGTCGACATCGACTACGAGTACGCGACGACCATGAAGGACGCCGGCAACCCGCTCGACTGGTCGATCGCCAACCCCCGCCGCGCGGGCCTCGTCCAGGGCTACTCGGCACTGATGAAGACCCTGCGCGAGAAGCTCGACCGCGCCGGGGCCGCCGACGGGCGCCACTACATGCTGACCGTGGCCGCCCCCTCGTCGGGGTACCTGCTGCGCGGCATGGAGACGTACCAGCAGCAGAAGTACCTCGACTACGTCAACATCATGTCCTACGACCTGCACGGCGCCTGGAACGAGTACGTCGGCCCCAACGCCTCGCTCTTCGACGACGGCAAGGACGCCGAGCTCGCCGCGGCCAACGTGTACGGCAGCCAGCAGTACGGCGGCATCGGCTACCTCAACACCGACTGGGCGTACCACTACTTCCGCGGCTCCATGCCCGCCGGACGCATCAACATCGGCCTGCCCTACTACACGCGCGGCTTCAAGAACGTGCAGGGCGGCACCGACGGCCTGTGGGGCAGGGCGGCGGCGACCAGCTGCCCGGCCGGCTCCGGCCTGACCAAGTGCGGTGACGGCGCGGTCGGCATCGACAACCTCTGGCACGACAAGGACGACAACGGCAAGGAGTCCCCGGCGGGCTCCAACCCGATGTGGCACGCCAAGAACCTGGAGAAGGGCGTCACCGGGGACTACCTGAAGAGCTACGGCTTCCCCGCCGACACCCGGCTGACCGGCACCTACGCCCGCAAGTACGACTCGACGCTCGTCGCGCCGTGGCTGTGGAACGCCGAGAAGAAGGTCTTCCTGTCGACGGAGGACGAGCAGTCGGTGGCCCGCAAGGCCGACTACGTGGTCGACAAGGGCATCGGCGGCACGATGGTCTGGGAACTGGCCGGCGACTACGCGTGGAACGCGGCGAAGGGCCAGTACGAGCCCGGCTCGACGCTGACCACGCTGATGTACGACAAGTTCAAGGCGGCCGCCCCGTACGGCGCGAAGGTCTCGAACAAGGCGCTGCCCACCAAGGCCGTGGACATCGGCGTGGGGTTCGGCGAGTTCAAGCTCGGTGACTCCAACTACCCGATCACGCCCAAGGTGAAGATCACCAACAACACGAAGACGACGCTCCCGGGCGGCACGGAGTTCCAGTTCGACTACGCCACCTCCGCCCCCGGCAACGCCTCCGACCAGTCCGGCTTCGGCACGAAGGTGATCAGCAGCGACCACACGGGCGGCAACGTGGGCGGGTTGAAGGGCGACTTCCACCGCGTCTCGCTGAAGCTGCCGGCCTGGCAGACCCTCGCGCCGGGCGCGTCGGTGGAGCTGTCGTTCAACTACTACCTGCCGGTGTCGACCCCGTCGAACTGGACGGTGAACATCGCGGGCACGACGTACGCGCTCGCCGGCGACCTGGCGCGCGGCACCACCGTCGTGGAGCCCGGCACGGGCACCGGGCCGACGCCGGGACCGACCGACCCGACGCCCACGCCCACACCCACGCCGGGCGCGTGCACGGCGCCGGCGTGGGACGCGGCGGCCTCGTACGGCGGCGGCGCGACCGTGTCGCACGGGAACCACACCTGGAAGGCGAAGTGGTGGACGCGGGGCGAGGAGCCCGGCTCCACCGGCGAGTGGGGCGTCTGGCAGGACCTGGGTTCCTGCTGACGTCTGACCACGGCGCCTGACGACAGGCGGAGACCCGGTGGCGGTGAGAAAGGCCCTTGCCCGCCGCCGGGTCTCCTTGTCGTCCCCGGGGCGCTCCCGTCGTGTCCGGGCGCTTCCCTCCTGTCCGGGCGTTCCCGTCGTGTCCGGGGCTCCCGATGATCGGGCGCTTCCGGGCGTTCCCCGCCACTCCCGGGCGTTCGCCCCCCCCCCGGGCGGGTCGGTCGCTTCCGGGCGCTCGATCCCGGGCGTGCCGGTCGTTTCTCGCGTGGCAGGCTGTCCGGTGTGAGCGCCGCAGCCGAGCCAGCCGACGAGTTCCAGAGCCACCGCCCCCGCATGTTCGGTCTCGCCTACCGCATGCTCGGCTCCGCCGAGGAGGCCGAGGACGTGGTGCAGGACGCCTACCTGCGGTGGAGCGGCGCCGACTGGCGCCAGGTCGAGCACCCGGGGGCGTGGCTGGCGAAGGTGGTGACCAACCTGTGCCTGAACCGCCTCACCTCGGCGCGCGCCCGGCGCGAGACGTACCCCGGCCCGTGGCTGCCGGAGCCGGTCGTCACGGAGGGCGAGCCGGGCGGGGTCCTGGGACCGCCGGAGTCCGCGGAGCGGCGCGAGGCGGTGTCGACGGCGCTGCTGGTGCTGCTGGAGCGGCTGACGCCGACCGAGCGGGCGGTGTACGTGCTGCGGGAGGCGTTCGCCTACGGCCACCGGGAGATCGCCGGGCTCCTGGACGTCAGCGAGGCTCACAGCCGCCAGCTCCACCACCGGGCCGCGGCGCGGGTGGCCGCCGCGGGAACGCGGTTTCCGGGGCCGGACGAGCGGCGCCACCGGGAGCTGGTCGAGTCCTTCCTGGCGGCGGCGCGGGAGGGCGATCTGGCCGGGCTGGAGAAGACCCTGGCCGCCGACGTGACCTGGTGGGGCGACGGCGGCGGCGCCGTCTCGGCGGCGCGCCGTCCCATCACCGGCCGTGAGAAGGTGCTGCGCTTCCTCGCCGGGCTCCTCACCCGCAACGCCGGGATGAACCTGACGTGCGCGGAGGTCAACGGCGCGCCCGCGCTCGTGGCCCGCGCGGGTGACACGCTCGTCGCGGTCGCGTCGTTCGAGGTGCGTGACGGGGCCGTCACGGCCGTGCACAACGTGGTCAACCCGCGGAAGCTGGCCTTCGCCGCGCGACAGCTGGCACGGCTGTCACATCCGGGGGCACCCGTCCGGTCGTAGCCGGTGACACACCCCGGCGACGGAAGGACGGACCCATGGGCACGATCGTGGTGACGGGCGGTACGGGCACACTCGGGCGGCACGTCACCGAACGGCTGCGCGCGGACGGACACGAGGTGCGGGTGGTCAGCCGCCACTCGGCGCCGTACGCCGTCGACCTGCGCGACGGCAGGGGCCTGGACGCGGCGGTGACGGGCGCCGGCACGGTCGTCCACTGCGCCAGTTCCCCGCGCGGCGGCGACGAGCGCGCCGCCCACCACCTGCTCGACGCGGCGCGGCGGGCGGGGGTCGGCCACCTGGTGTACATCTCGATCGTCGGCGTCGACCGCGTCCCCCTCGGCTACTACCGGACGAAGCTGGCCGTGGAGCGGCTCGTCGAGGCGTCGGCGACGGGGTGGACGATCCTGCGGACGACGCAGTTCCACGACCTCGTCGTACGGGTGCTGGAGGGGTGCGCCCGGCTGCCGGTGCTCCCCGTGCCCGCGGGCGTCGCGGACCAGCCGGTCGAGGTCACGGAGGTGGCGGCCCGCCTCGCGGAGCTGGCCGGGGCGGGTCCCGCCGGGCGCGTACCGGACCTCGGAGGCCCGCAGGTGCTCCCGTTCGAGGAACTGGCCCGCGCCTACCTGCGGGCGAGCGGGCGGCGTCGGCGCGTGGTGCCGGTACCGCTGGCGGGCCCGACGTACCGCGCCTTCCGCGCCGGGGGTCATCTGGCGCCGGAGCGTGCGTCCGGCACGGGCACCTTCGAGCAGTACCTGGAGCGCCGCTTCGGGGCGGGCGCGCCACCGCGCTGAGGATGGCCGGCGCCGGACGCGCACTCGGGCTGACGCCGGGCCCGCACTGGGCGGCGCCGGTCCCGCACCGGGACTGACGCTGCGCCTGCACCGGCCGGCGCCGGGCCCCCAGGGCCCGCGCTGGGCCCGGTGCTGGGCGACGCTGGGGCTCGCACGGGCCCGCACTGGGCAACGCTGGGGCTCGTGCGCGCTGAGGCGGCGGGCTGAGGCGGGGGGCGGGCGCCCGGCTGCCGCTTGACCCGGGGGCGCCGGGCCGGGAGGCGGGGCGGTCGGCCCGCGCCTGGCTGCGGCCGGGCAGGTCGGCCGGTGGCGGCGGGACGGCGCGGCGGGGTAAGTGGGCCGTCGCCGTCGGCCGGTGACGCAGGTCGGCGGGGGTCAGTGGGCCGTCGCGGGCGGCCCGCCGAAGAGCTCGTCCTGGGCGGCGTCCCGCGCGGTGAGGAGCGCGCCGCGCAGGACCGCCGCGCCGCCCAGGGTGCTGGCCCTGACCTCGGTGCGCAGCGGGGAGAGGGTCGCGAGGCGGGCCTCGACGCGCTCGGCGAGCGCAGCGCCGCCGGCGTGGCCGAGCTCGCCGCCCAGGACGACGCAGCCGGGGTCGAGCACGGCGGTGACGGCGGCGGCTCCGAGGGCGACGCGTTCGGCGAGGGCGTCCAGGAAGGCCCCGGCCGCGTCGCCCGGCCCGTCCCCCACGCGGCGGTACGCCCGGCACCGGTCCGCCGGACCGTCCCCGGTCGGACCGCCGTCCGCCGGGCCGCCCCCGGTCGGACCGCCGTCCGCCGGGTCGGCCGCGGCGCGGGTACCGTCCCAGCAGACCGGCCGTTCCCGTGCCGCCCGGACCGCTGAGGCCCCCGCCGGTTCGCCCT
This portion of the Streptomyces changanensis genome encodes:
- a CDS encoding chitinase C-terminal domain-containing protein, with the protein product MSSPRARASLLASGAAVAGLLLSSLSGGVSHAAVDNESCRPDGLYKTPGVDVPYCSVYDAQGREKMGADHQRRVIGYFTGWRTGKDGTPAYLASNIPWDKITHINYAFAHVGGDNKISVGGDSPNNAATGMTWPGVPGAEMDPGLPYKGHFNLLNKYKKQHPDVKTLISVGGWAETGGYFDDGGKRVASGGFYSMATNADGSVNHAGINTFADSAVAFVKKYGFNGVDIDYEYATTMKDAGNPLDWSIANPRRAGLVQGYSALMKTLREKLDRAGAADGRHYMLTVAAPSSGYLLRGMETYQQQKYLDYVNIMSYDLHGAWNEYVGPNASLFDDGKDAELAAANVYGSQQYGGIGYLNTDWAYHYFRGSMPAGRINIGLPYYTRGFKNVQGGTDGLWGRAAATSCPAGSGLTKCGDGAVGIDNLWHDKDDNGKESPAGSNPMWHAKNLEKGVTGDYLKSYGFPADTRLTGTYARKYDSTLVAPWLWNAEKKVFLSTEDEQSVARKADYVVDKGIGGTMVWELAGDYAWNAAKGQYEPGSTLTTLMYDKFKAAAPYGAKVSNKALPTKAVDIGVGFGEFKLGDSNYPITPKVKITNNTKTTLPGGTEFQFDYATSAPGNASDQSGFGTKVISSDHTGGNVGGLKGDFHRVSLKLPAWQTLAPGASVELSFNYYLPVSTPSNWTVNIAGTTYALAGDLARGTTVVEPGTGTGPTPGPTDPTPTPTPTPGACTAPAWDAAASYGGGATVSHGNHTWKAKWWTRGEEPGSTGEWGVWQDLGSC
- a CDS encoding RNA polymerase sigma-70 factor; translation: MSAAAEPADEFQSHRPRMFGLAYRMLGSAEEAEDVVQDAYLRWSGADWRQVEHPGAWLAKVVTNLCLNRLTSARARRETYPGPWLPEPVVTEGEPGGVLGPPESAERREAVSTALLVLLERLTPTERAVYVLREAFAYGHREIAGLLDVSEAHSRQLHHRAAARVAAAGTRFPGPDERRHRELVESFLAAAREGDLAGLEKTLAADVTWWGDGGGAVSAARRPITGREKVLRFLAGLLTRNAGMNLTCAEVNGAPALVARAGDTLVAVASFEVRDGAVTAVHNVVNPRKLAFAARQLARLSHPGAPVRS
- a CDS encoding SDR family oxidoreductase, whose protein sequence is MGTIVVTGGTGTLGRHVTERLRADGHEVRVVSRHSAPYAVDLRDGRGLDAAVTGAGTVVHCASSPRGGDERAAHHLLDAARRAGVGHLVYISIVGVDRVPLGYYRTKLAVERLVEASATGWTILRTTQFHDLVVRVLEGCARLPVLPVPAGVADQPVEVTEVAARLAELAGAGPAGRVPDLGGPQVLPFEELARAYLRASGRRRRVVPVPLAGPTYRAFRAGGHLAPERASGTGTFEQYLERRFGAGAPPR